A DNA window from Pseudomonadota bacterium contains the following coding sequences:
- a CDS encoding zinc ABC transporter substrate-binding protein: MTLLCYCIAFSGFLSNAQAADKKFQILASTFPIRLITLNIIHGKNNMNVDLLIPAQVGCPHDYALAPQDMKKLVEADVLIINGLGMEEFLGAPLKKINSSLKTIDSSRGIKDILQHSDNADHHHFRTNPHLFASPRMAAHLAINIANDLSRIDPSGAEFYLENARIYAKKMNKLADEFSALGKHLKNKNIVTQHSVFDYLARDMGLNIVAVLQEYDGQEPSAAEILKIIKTIRNENAKAIFTEPQYPQKIGHVIATEAGIVTKILDPVATGPKNASLDYYETVMRKNIKILKKTLDE, encoded by the coding sequence ATGACATTACTTTGTTATTGCATTGCTTTTTCCGGATTTTTATCAAATGCTCAAGCGGCTGATAAAAAATTTCAAATATTGGCATCCACTTTTCCGATCCGCCTGATCACTCTAAATATTATTCACGGCAAAAACAATATGAACGTAGATCTGCTGATTCCGGCTCAGGTTGGCTGTCCGCATGATTATGCTCTTGCACCGCAGGATATGAAAAAACTTGTGGAGGCTGATGTACTGATTATAAACGGTCTCGGCATGGAGGAGTTTCTTGGTGCACCACTAAAAAAAATTAATTCATCATTAAAAACCATTGACAGCTCCAGGGGAATCAAAGACATTCTTCAACATTCTGACAATGCTGATCATCATCATTTCAGAACAAATCCGCATCTTTTTGCCAGCCCCCGTATGGCAGCCCATTTGGCAATAAACATAGCAAATGACCTTTCAAGGATAGACCCATCCGGGGCAGAATTCTACTTGGAGAATGCCCGTATTTATGCTAAAAAAATGAATAAACTGGCTGACGAATTTTCGGCCCTTGGAAAGCACCTTAAAAACAAAAACATAGTAACACAGCATAGCGTATTTGATTATCTTGCCAGGGATATGGGGCTTAATATTGTTGCTGTACTTCAGGAGTATGACGGCCAGGAGCCTTCGGCAGCGGAAATCCTCAAAATTATAAAAACCATCCGGAATGAAAACGCAAAAGCTATTTTTACCGAACCTCAATATCCTCAAAAAATCGGCCATGTCATAGCCACAGAAGCCGGTATTGTTACCAAAATCTTAGACCCGGTTGCAACCGGCCCAAAAAAC
- a CDS encoding transcriptional repressor: MKRKTSQRDAIEQVFRTENRPLGVEEVLKSGRKIVKSLNQATVYRNLKLLVENGRLKPVSHPVLGVLYEQTGREHHHHFYCRICDRVFDLPGCLLSDIKAAPEGFVMEKHEIFLSGTCPSCTE; encoded by the coding sequence ATAAAGAGAAAAACATCGCAAAGAGATGCAATCGAACAGGTTTTTAGAACTGAAAACAGACCATTGGGTGTTGAGGAAGTTCTGAAATCAGGCCGTAAGATTGTTAAATCTTTAAATCAGGCCACAGTCTATCGTAACCTTAAACTGTTGGTCGAAAATGGGAGGCTTAAACCTGTCAGTCACCCGGTGCTTGGAGTTTTGTATGAGCAAACCGGCAGGGAACACCACCATCACTTTTATTGCCGTATTTGTGACCGAGTTTTTGATCTTCCCGGATGTTTGCTAAGTGACATTAAAGCAGCTCCTGAAGGATTTGTCATGGAAAAACACGAGATTTTTCTTTCCGGAACATGTCCCTCATGCACAGAATAG
- a CDS encoding aminotransferase class I/II-fold pyridoxal phosphate-dependent enzyme, whose protein sequence is MNPIAKQLNQTIENENLYILDMLSSIGKNLFFPKGILSQSAEAKQKAYKLNATIGIAKESGKTMYFPSVMSLIDGIEAEDALTYAPSFGIPELRKVWQDSIYEKNPSLYGKKISLPVVTCGITHAISVVADVLIDPDDVVILPDMMWGNYNMILNVRKGARISNYPIFTQNGEYNLSAFEKLINTEAKKHKKITVLLNFPHNPTGYTVSEKEGDGIADILLNAATKGTNIVTICDDSYFGLFYDDKTLKESVFTRICDRSPNLLAVKVDGATKENYVWGLRIGFITYGCKIDGEAEKIYDALEKKTAGCIRGNISNASHLSQTIVLKSMKDKNYADEKKQKFDILQRRANKVKEVLSNPKYKDVWEVYPFNSGYFMCIKLHGLDAETLRLHLLDKYGVGLISFGKSDLRIAFSCLEETDIQELFDIIFQGAQDIKGCGT, encoded by the coding sequence ATGAATCCTATAGCAAAACAGCTTAATCAGACTATTGAAAATGAGAATTTGTATATACTCGATATGTTATCTTCTATCGGAAAGAACCTTTTTTTCCCGAAAGGCATATTAAGCCAGAGCGCCGAAGCAAAACAAAAAGCGTACAAGCTGAATGCAACTATAGGAATCGCAAAAGAAAGCGGTAAAACGATGTATTTCCCTTCCGTTATGTCTTTGATAGACGGTATTGAGGCGGAAGATGCTTTGACTTATGCCCCATCATTCGGAATTCCGGAATTAAGAAAAGTGTGGCAGGACTCTATTTATGAAAAGAACCCTTCCCTTTACGGCAAAAAAATAAGTCTGCCTGTTGTTACCTGCGGTATCACGCATGCGATCAGTGTGGTTGCCGATGTATTGATTGATCCTGATGATGTTGTTATTCTGCCGGACATGATGTGGGGTAACTACAATATGATTTTAAATGTCAGGAAAGGGGCAAGGATAAGCAATTATCCGATCTTTACACAAAATGGTGAATACAATCTTAGTGCATTTGAAAAATTAATTAACACTGAAGCCAAGAAGCATAAAAAAATAACAGTGCTTCTCAATTTTCCGCATAATCCCACAGGTTATACTGTTTCGGAAAAAGAGGGAGATGGTATTGCCGATATTTTGCTTAATGCCGCCACAAAAGGTACCAATATAGTTACCATATGTGATGACTCATATTTTGGGCTGTTTTATGATGATAAAACTTTAAAAGAATCTGTTTTTACCCGTATTTGTGATAGATCTCCCAACCTATTGGCAGTAAAGGTTGACGGAGCCACCAAGGAAAATTATGTATGGGGTTTAAGGATCGGTTTTATTACTTATGGTTGTAAAATCGATGGTGAAGCCGAAAAAATATATGATGCACTTGAAAAAAAGACAGCAGGATGCATAAGGGGTAATATTTCCAATGCTTCTCACTTAAGCCAGACCATAGTTTTAAAATCGATGAAAGATAAAAACTATGCTGATGAAAAAAAACAGAAGTTTGATATCTTGCAAAGAAGAGCAAACAAGGTTAAAGAAGTATTATCAAATCCAAAATATAAAGATGTCTGGGAAGTTTATCCTTTTAATTCCGGATATTTTATGTGTATAAAATTACATGGTCTCGATGCTGAGACTTTAAGGTTGCATCTTCTTGATAAATACGGCGTGGGACTTATTTCATTTGGAAAGAGTGATCTTAGAATTGCCTTTTCCTGTCTTGAAGAAACGGATATACAGGAACTTTTTGATATCATATTTCAAGGTGCCCAGGATATTAAAGGTTGCGGAACATAA
- a CDS encoding activase, giving the protein MQSGKEKYQADKIRSLGLCLGASTISAVGVEFVQCAESTAPDSFIKSDIIDYITLPHEGNPRQTLLSVFEKLGSSFDRICSTGRRFHKLLNLSKISEPEAVEYAYRYVKPPEIECSAIVSAGGESFMIYVLNREGRISNVITGNKCASGTGEFFLQQLRRMNVSVEEAAGFAESEDPYHVSGRCSVFCKSDCTHATNKGIPKSKVTSGLCKMMASKILELLKKVKKENIMITGGTAQNKMMIDFLRKEISGLIIPKEAPYFEALGAALWGLEHETIAFAGADSLFKSELTSFEILSPLKEFEDLVEFKSMPKCDVKAGDICTLGLDVGSTTTKAVLLRNSDDSILESVYLRTSGDPVGASRKCYDYILKAVSEKTPLSGITIEGLGVCGSGRQIAGLHALTDGIINEIIAHATAAVYFDPKVDTIFEIGGQDAKYTYIVNSVPSDYAMNEACSAGTGSFLEESAFETLGIKMEDISDIALKGVMPPNFNDQCAAFISSDIKNAIHEGLQQEDIVAGLVYSICMNYSNRVKGNRPVGGKVFMQGGVCYNHAVPLAMAALTGKSIIVPPEPGLMGAFGAALEIKKRIEKGLLEKKYFDLEVLAGREVNYGKSFTCHGVKNDCDRRCNIAIIELEDNKYPFGGACNHYYNLRNNIKSSDENFDFVRIRQKLVFEKYAASRQNIPAGGFKGRVGINRSFLVNTYYPLYSNFFAGLGFETVLPDIPSQEGIDQKGAAFCYPVELAHGFFWSMISGEDIPEYIFLPHFKAVPALNGNQNSQVCPVVQGETFYLQTAFKDRLDYIKKKGTKIFNPLIDLGKGIESAKRPLFETAKKMGFGKKATQKAFAAALYAQKKCFEEMKTIGNQALKELEKDPNKFGVVIFGRPYNGFCEEAHMGIPRKLASRGILVLPFDFLDFNDEKSRPNMYWGIGEMLIKAGNFVKSHPQLFGTFITNFSCGPDSFLIGYFRDIMGLKPSLTLELDSHTADAGLETRIEAFIDIINSYRQLLSGNKISVRKNGFKPARVALNNGVTKVITSNGRELSMTDPNVKVLLPSMGRIPTESLAAVFRANGFNAEAHPPSDMAILKLGRANTSCKECLPLQLTTGTLLNYINNGKQNGEVLVYFMPTSCGPCRFGQYHIFMEDLIKRLEIPDVAMLSLSSENGYCGMGNGFQKKGWWAVVISDVMEDVRSMILANAVDPEYGISLFENEWKFILEKIEKGDFDSFEKGLKITSKKLSTIPMKLLPDEVPKISLVGEIFVRRDSISRQYLTEKLAAMGFATLCAPISEWLYYCDYLVDNKLSDSTMNAMEKFSFAIKKRIMKKYEIRIKEILSQSGLVHAEPISAKDIIKTAMPYMSPDLVGEAILTVGSSLAEIASHTCGVISVGPFGCMPNRISEAILTEVMNKENKLATSPDDMHLKAVLSDIDSLPFLAIESDGSSFPQLITAKLDAFCLQANRFHSALMNSKDL; this is encoded by the coding sequence ATGCAGTCCGGCAAGGAGAAGTATCAGGCAGATAAGATCAGATCTCTTGGCTTGTGCCTCGGTGCATCAACAATTTCTGCGGTTGGAGTTGAGTTTGTGCAGTGTGCTGAAAGTACTGCACCTGATAGTTTTATAAAATCTGATATTATAGATTATATAACTCTTCCCCATGAGGGTAATCCAAGACAAACTCTTCTTTCCGTATTTGAAAAGTTAGGCAGTTCTTTTGACAGAATATGCTCGACCGGCCGCAGATTCCATAAGCTTTTAAACCTGTCGAAGATTTCCGAACCGGAAGCAGTTGAATATGCCTATCGTTATGTAAAACCGCCTGAAATAGAATGTTCCGCAATTGTTTCTGCAGGCGGTGAAAGCTTTATGATATATGTATTAAACCGTGAAGGAAGGATTTCAAATGTAATTACCGGTAATAAGTGCGCTTCAGGAACCGGAGAGTTTTTTTTGCAGCAGCTCAGAAGAATGAATGTTTCGGTTGAAGAAGCAGCCGGTTTTGCAGAATCTGAAGATCCTTATCATGTTTCCGGTCGCTGCTCTGTTTTCTGTAAATCAGACTGTACCCATGCCACTAATAAAGGAATTCCCAAATCAAAAGTTACTTCCGGATTGTGCAAGATGATGGCAAGCAAGATTCTGGAGCTTTTGAAAAAAGTAAAAAAAGAAAACATAATGATAACCGGTGGAACTGCTCAAAACAAAATGATGATTGATTTTTTGCGCAAAGAGATTTCCGGTCTTATAATTCCTAAAGAGGCTCCTTATTTTGAAGCTCTGGGTGCTGCCCTATGGGGGCTTGAACACGAGACGATTGCTTTTGCAGGTGCTGACTCTTTATTTAAGAGTGAATTAACTTCTTTTGAAATACTTTCTCCGCTAAAAGAATTTGAAGATCTGGTTGAATTCAAAAGCATGCCGAAATGTGATGTTAAAGCAGGCGATATATGCACTTTAGGTCTTGATGTGGGTTCTACCACAACAAAAGCAGTACTTCTGAGAAACAGTGATGATTCAATTCTTGAATCGGTTTATCTAAGAACAAGCGGAGATCCGGTTGGCGCATCCAGAAAGTGTTATGATTATATCTTAAAAGCTGTTTCTGAAAAAACGCCGCTTTCCGGTATAACAATAGAAGGGCTTGGCGTATGCGGTTCCGGACGTCAGATAGCCGGTCTTCATGCCTTAACAGACGGTATAATAAACGAAATTATTGCTCATGCAACAGCAGCTGTTTATTTTGATCCAAAAGTAGATACAATCTTTGAGATAGGGGGCCAGGATGCAAAATATACATACATTGTAAATTCGGTTCCATCGGATTACGCAATGAATGAAGCCTGTTCTGCCGGAACGGGTTCTTTTCTGGAGGAATCTGCGTTTGAAACACTTGGAATCAAAATGGAGGATATATCAGATATTGCATTAAAGGGAGTAATGCCGCCGAATTTCAATGATCAGTGCGCAGCATTTATTTCTTCAGATATAAAAAATGCTATCCATGAAGGGTTGCAGCAGGAAGATATAGTCGCAGGCCTTGTATATTCCATATGTATGAATTATTCAAACAGAGTTAAAGGAAACCGGCCTGTAGGGGGCAAAGTTTTCATGCAGGGAGGAGTGTGCTACAATCATGCTGTACCTCTTGCTATGGCGGCTTTAACAGGCAAATCAATAATTGTACCTCCTGAGCCCGGGCTTATGGGTGCATTCGGTGCGGCACTTGAGATTAAAAAAAGGATAGAGAAAGGTTTGTTGGAAAAGAAATATTTTGATCTTGAAGTGCTGGCTGGCCGTGAGGTTAATTATGGAAAGTCGTTTACATGTCATGGAGTAAAAAATGATTGTGATCGACGTTGTAATATTGCAATCATTGAACTTGAAGATAATAAATACCCTTTTGGAGGGGCATGCAATCATTATTATAATCTTCGCAACAATATAAAAAGCAGTGATGAAAACTTTGATTTTGTACGTATCCGCCAGAAACTTGTTTTTGAAAAATACGCTGCATCAAGGCAGAACATACCGGCAGGCGGATTTAAAGGCCGTGTGGGTATTAACAGAAGCTTTCTGGTAAATACATACTATCCTTTATATTCTAATTTTTTCGCAGGGCTTGGGTTCGAGACTGTATTGCCTGATATTCCTTCTCAGGAAGGCATCGACCAGAAAGGCGCTGCTTTTTGTTATCCGGTTGAGCTTGCTCATGGATTTTTCTGGTCTATGATTTCAGGAGAAGATATCCCTGAGTATATATTTCTGCCGCATTTTAAAGCTGTTCCTGCTTTAAACGGAAATCAAAATTCACAGGTTTGCCCTGTTGTTCAGGGAGAAACATTTTATCTCCAGACAGCTTTTAAGGACAGACTTGATTATATTAAAAAGAAAGGCACAAAAATATTCAATCCCCTTATTGATCTTGGTAAAGGAATTGAATCTGCAAAAAGGCCTCTTTTTGAAACGGCAAAGAAAATGGGCTTTGGTAAAAAAGCTACACAAAAAGCTTTTGCTGCAGCGCTATATGCGCAGAAAAAATGTTTTGAAGAGATGAAAACTATCGGGAATCAGGCATTAAAAGAACTCGAAAAAGATCCAAATAAATTTGGTGTAGTAATTTTTGGCAGACCTTACAACGGGTTTTGCGAAGAAGCCCATATGGGGATACCCCGAAAATTAGCCTCAAGAGGTATCCTGGTGCTGCCTTTTGATTTTCTTGATTTTAACGATGAAAAGAGCAGACCTAATATGTACTGGGGTATTGGAGAGATGCTGATCAAAGCGGGAAATTTTGTAAAAAGTCATCCACAGCTGTTTGGAACTTTTATAACCAATTTTTCCTGTGGGCCTGATTCTTTTCTTATCGGGTATTTCAGAGATATTATGGGATTAAAACCGTCTTTAACCCTTGAACTTGACAGCCATACAGCAGATGCAGGACTTGAAACAAGAATTGAAGCTTTTATTGATATTATAAATTCATACAGGCAGCTATTATCCGGAAATAAAATATCTGTAAGAAAAAACGGCTTTAAGCCTGCAAGAGTTGCCCTGAATAATGGGGTTACAAAAGTAATTACCTCAAACGGCAGAGAGCTTTCCATGACCGATCCTAATGTTAAAGTACTTCTGCCTTCAATGGGAAGAATTCCTACCGAATCGCTTGCTGCAGTATTTCGCGCAAACGGGTTTAACGCAGAAGCACATCCTCCTTCAGATATGGCAATTCTGAAACTCGGTCGTGCCAATACTTCATGCAAGGAATGTCTGCCGTTACAATTAACAACCGGAACTTTGCTGAATTATATCAATAACGGGAAACAAAACGGTGAGGTTCTTGTCTATTTCATGCCTACTTCCTGCGGACCTTGCAGGTTCGGGCAGTATCATATTTTTATGGAGGATCTTATAAAAAGGTTGGAAATCCCTGATGTAGCCATGCTTTCCCTGTCATCTGAGAACGGCTACTGCGGGATGGGAAATGGTTTTCAAAAAAAAGGGTGGTGGGCGGTTGTAATCTCCGATGTTATGGAAGATGTTAGATCCATGATTTTAGCCAATGCAGTTGATCCGGAATACGGCATCAGTCTTTTTGAGAATGAATGGAAGTTTATTCTTGAGAAAATAGAAAAAGGTGATTTTGACAGCTTTGAAAAGGGACTCAAAATTACATCAAAAAAATTAAGTACTATTCCAATGAAACTATTGCCGGACGAAGTCCCGAAAATATCGCTTGTTGGTGAGATATTTGTAAGAAGAGATTCGATATCAAGGCAATATCTTACAGAAAAACTAGCTGCTATGGGGTTTGCAACTCTTTGTGCTCCTATTTCGGAATGGTTGTATTATTGTGACTATCTGGTTGACAACAAGCTTTCAGATTCAACAATGAATGCTATGGAAAAGTTTTCTTTTGCAATTAAGAAGAGAATTATGAAAAAGTATGAAATAAGAATAAAGGAAATTCTATCGCAATCAGGGCTTGTGCATGCTGAACCTATAAGCGCAAAAGATATAATAAAAACCGCTATGCCTTATATGTCACCTGATCTTGTTGGTGAAGCAATTCTGACTGTAGGAAGCTCGCTTGCAGAAATTGCTTCGCATACTTGTGGGGTAATTTCGGTAGGGCCATTTGGCTGTATGCCGAATAGAATTTCAGAAGCAATATTAACAGAAGTTATGAACAAAGAAAATAAGCTCGCCACAAGTCCTGATGACATGCACTTAAAAGCCGTGCTTTCGGATATTGACAGTCTTCCATTTCTTGCAATTGAAAGTGACGGCTCTTCTTTTCCTCAGTTGATAACAGCTAAACTGGATGCTTTCTGTCTACAGGCAAACAGGTTCCATTCGGCTTTGATGAATTCAAAAGACTTATAA
- a CDS encoding HesA/MoeB/ThiF family protein: MKSLSCEDQITLLKSKATIVGLGGLGGSVCETLARIGVGTLNLIDGDVFEESNLNRQVLSNESNICIPKADASKNRVTEINSSVTVINHREFLNDKNASAFIENSDIIIDCLDSLPGRFVLENASKKAGCKFISAAIAGYYGQITTIFPEDPGLKLIYGEAKNAPNKGAETSLGTLAHCVSLLASLECSEAIKVLLNKGSLLRNKLLIIDLFDNSFEIISLLNSSKPNGTCLPVDRKHPV; the protein is encoded by the coding sequence ATGAAATCATTGTCTTGTGAAGATCAGATAACACTTTTAAAATCCAAAGCAACTATTGTAGGCTTAGGAGGTCTTGGTGGATCTGTTTGTGAAACACTTGCAAGGATAGGCGTTGGAACCTTAAACCTTATTGACGGTGATGTGTTCGAAGAAAGCAATTTAAATCGTCAGGTCTTAAGTAATGAAAGTAATATTTGTATACCGAAAGCTGATGCATCAAAAAACAGAGTAACAGAAATCAACTCTTCCGTGACGGTAATTAATCACCGTGAATTCTTAAATGATAAAAATGCCTCCGCCTTTATTGAAAACTCGGATATAATTATAGACTGCCTTGATTCGCTTCCCGGACGTTTTGTCCTGGAAAATGCATCAAAAAAAGCAGGCTGCAAATTTATATCTGCTGCAATTGCCGGATACTACGGACAAATCACAACTATATTTCCCGAAGATCCTGGCCTGAAACTTATCTATGGTGAAGCTAAAAACGCCCCAAACAAGGGAGCCGAAACATCTCTTGGCACATTGGCACACTGTGTTTCTTTGCTGGCATCACTTGAGTGTTCGGAAGCAATAAAAGTACTTCTTAATAAAGGTTCTCTTTTAAGAAACAAACTGCTTATTATTGATCTTTTCGATAATTCATTTGAAATTATAAGTCTTTTGAATTCATCAAAGCCGAATGGAACCTGTTTGCCTGTAGACAGAAAGCATCCAGTTTAG
- a CDS encoding TonB-dependent receptor codes for MKKSLSGFLSVLFLMMIPSLVFSEDVKDGIVSTPVLDEIVVSATKTEEKRKDIANSVIIMDKNDIQESAATSVGELLANEPGIDWRTYGDYGGASQEIHIRGMGAEGTQVLVNGIVVNSPSLGIADVGRIPLNSIEKIEVVKGSGSLLYGTSAMGGIVNIITKRPKKDKMDLKVSAGYGSENRYEISAEQGMFITDEFGYYLTATKRDSDGFRENAESNHKDVSLNLVYDIGDILGISLYGDYIDRDFGRPGVEPSHGTSNFYYNGTKVYDEHSASVLDEGADEDAHLVLTMKSSPVKWLGINLKGSYMNMENYNYRRYYDSFLPGVPGDESWTTNEVIQVEGNVDIQPIKSMKFLLGGEYKEYDWENKKYDLTGSGIKDYTTKAKKDANVYTNGLFAEAQYSPCSFIKVLAGVRHEEHSEFGTKDVPRYGIIVNPLEGTVFKFNYGKHFNAPTLNDLFFPYEDWGWGSGAEGNPNLKPETGEHSDITLEQSLLNDKVFITASYFKWDINDKIRWASDSFYFYRPENLDSYKAKGCEIGAKVGPYYGINLFFNYTYTDAEEEIAGGVKRKNLYTSDHFYKCGFTYWNDIGFTMTTTYRYVGDRPGYYRNDSDKHAEVNLASYNTVDIKLEQRLFDNWVLSLQGNNLFDEEYDTYTSTFYNSVGTPSRDRYPGAGASVFFSVGYEY; via the coding sequence GTGAAGAAGAGCTTATCGGGTTTTTTGTCGGTATTATTTTTGATGATGATACCTTCATTGGTTTTTTCAGAAGATGTAAAAGACGGTATAGTGTCTACACCGGTATTGGATGAAATAGTTGTAAGCGCTACAAAAACAGAGGAAAAAAGGAAAGATATCGCAAATTCGGTAATTATAATGGATAAAAACGATATACAGGAATCTGCGGCAACCTCAGTTGGAGAATTATTGGCGAATGAGCCGGGCATAGATTGGAGAACTTATGGAGATTATGGAGGTGCATCTCAAGAGATTCATATTAGAGGTATGGGTGCTGAGGGCACTCAGGTCCTTGTAAATGGCATAGTAGTTAATTCTCCATCTCTTGGTATAGCCGATGTTGGCAGGATACCTTTAAACAGTATAGAAAAAATTGAAGTGGTTAAGGGTTCAGGATCGCTTCTTTATGGCACAAGCGCTATGGGTGGAATAGTAAATATTATAACCAAGAGACCGAAAAAAGACAAAATGGATCTTAAGGTTAGTGCTGGTTATGGTTCTGAAAACAGATATGAAATTTCAGCCGAACAGGGGATGTTTATCACAGATGAATTTGGATATTATCTCACAGCTACAAAACGTGATTCGGATGGTTTTCGGGAAAATGCTGAGAGCAATCATAAGGACGTATCTTTAAATCTTGTTTATGATATAGGGGATATATTGGGTATAAGCCTTTACGGGGATTATATTGACAGAGATTTTGGTCGACCAGGCGTTGAGCCTTCGCATGGAACATCTAATTTTTATTATAATGGAACTAAAGTATATGATGAACACTCCGCAAGTGTACTTGATGAAGGTGCTGATGAGGATGCACACCTTGTACTTACTATGAAAAGCAGCCCTGTAAAATGGCTAGGTATAAACTTAAAGGGCAGCTATATGAATATGGAGAATTATAACTATAGACGCTATTATGATTCTTTTCTGCCTGGGGTGCCTGGTGATGAGAGTTGGACAACTAATGAAGTTATTCAGGTTGAAGGCAATGTTGATATTCAACCTATAAAAAGTATGAAATTCTTATTGGGGGGGGAATATAAGGAATATGACTGGGAAAATAAAAAATATGACTTAACCGGCAGTGGAATAAAAGATTATACAACGAAGGCAAAAAAAGATGCGAATGTATATACCAATGGCTTGTTTGCTGAAGCGCAGTATAGTCCTTGTAGCTTTATTAAGGTTTTGGCAGGAGTTCGGCATGAAGAGCATTCCGAATTTGGGACAAAAGATGTTCCTCGTTATGGTATAATTGTAAATCCTTTAGAAGGTACGGTATTTAAATTTAATTATGGAAAACACTTTAATGCTCCAACATTAAATGACCTTTTTTTTCCGTACGAAGATTGGGGATGGGGTTCGGGTGCTGAGGGTAATCCCAATTTAAAACCTGAAACGGGGGAACATTCTGATATTACTTTAGAACAGTCTTTATTAAATGATAAAGTCTTTATTACTGCATCATATTTCAAATGGGATATAAATGATAAAATACGATGGGCCTCAGATTCCTTCTATTTTTATAGACCTGAAAATCTGGACAGCTATAAAGCGAAAGGTTGTGAAATCGGAGCAAAGGTTGGTCCTTATTATGGCATAAACTTATTTTTTAACTATACTTATACTGATGCTGAAGAAGAAATCGCAGGAGGTGTTAAACGTAAGAATCTTTATACCTCGGATCATTTTTATAAGTGCGGTTTTACCTATTGGAATGATATAGGATTTACTATGACCACTACTTATAGATATGTAGGAGATCGTCCCGGTTATTACAGAAATGATTCGGACAAGCATGCCGAGGTTAATTTAGCTTCATATAATACTGTGGATATAAAGCTTGAACAACGTTTATTTGATAATTGGGTTTTGTCTTTGCAAGGTAATAATCTATTTGATGAAGAATATGATACTTATACGTCTACTTTCTACAATTCAGTTGGCACTCCTAGTCGGGATAGATATCCAGGAGCAGGAGCATCAGTATTTTTTAGCGTAGGTTATGAGTACTGA